A single region of the Ricinus communis isolate WT05 ecotype wild-type unplaced genomic scaffold, ASM1957865v1 Ctg23, whole genome shotgun sequence genome encodes:
- the LOC125368922 gene encoding 30S ribosomal protein S7, chloroplastic — MSRRGTAEEKTAKSDPIYRNRLVNMLVNRILKHGKKPLAYQIIYRAMKKIQQKTETNPLSVLRQAIRGVTPDIAVKARRVGGSTHQVPVEIGSTQGKALAIRWLLGASRKRPGRNMAFKLSSELVDAAKGSGDAIRKKEETHRMAEANRAFAHFR; from the coding sequence ATGTCACGTCGAGGTACTGCAGAAGAAAAAACTGCAAAATCCGATCCAATTTATCGTAATCGATTAGTTAACATGTTGGTTAACCGTATTCTGAAACACGGAAAAAAACCATTGGCTTATCAAATTATCTATCGAGCCATGAAAAAGATTCAACAAAAGACAGAAACAAATCCACTATCTGTTTTACGTCAAGCAATACGTGGAGTAACTCCCGATATAGCAGTAAAAGCAAGACGTGTAGGCGGATCGACTCATCAAGTTCCCGTTGAAATAGGATCCACACAAGGAAAAGCACTTGCCATTCGTTGGTTATTAGGGGCATCCCGAAAACGTCCAGGTCGAAATATGGCTTTCAAATTAAGTTCCGAATTAGTGGATGCTGCCAAAGGGAGTGGTGATGCCATACGCAAAAAGGAAGAGACTCATAGAATGGCAGA